Proteins found in one Paenibacillus borealis genomic segment:
- the spoIIIAB gene encoding stage III sporulation protein SpoIIIAB, producing MLKLLGAVLIVLAGTLAGFKRAAQYADRPRHIRGLIAALQRLETEIQYGYTPLPEALRRIGMQSKDPLRAFFLTAAEEMSPPHNCSAEEAVRRSMEIHWNSASLKGTEKEIFRQLSCTLGTSDRSNQSTHIALALQQLKQEETAAREDQGKYEKVSKSLGLLLGALIVILIF from the coding sequence ATGCTTAAGCTGCTCGGGGCAGTGCTCATCGTGCTTGCAGGCACGCTGGCCGGCTTCAAGCGGGCTGCCCAGTATGCTGACAGGCCCCGGCACATCAGAGGCCTGATCGCAGCGCTGCAGCGGCTGGAGACGGAGATCCAGTACGGCTATACGCCGCTGCCGGAGGCGCTGCGCCGGATCGGGATGCAGAGCAAGGACCCGCTGAGAGCGTTCTTCCTCACCGCAGCGGAAGAGATGAGCCCGCCGCATAACTGCAGTGCCGAGGAAGCCGTGCGGCGGTCCATGGAGATTCACTGGAATAGCGCCTCCCTGAAAGGAACAGAGAAGGAAATTTTCCGGCAGCTCAGCTGCACACTCGGAACCAGCGACCGGTCGAATCAGAGCACGCATATTGCACTGGCTTTACAGCAATTGAAGCAGGAAGAGACAGCGGCCAGAGAAGATCAGGGCAAATATGAGAAAGTTAGCAAAAGCCTGGGTCTGCTGCTTGGAGCATTGATCGTCATTTTGATCTTTTAG
- a CDS encoding M24 family metallopeptidase, with protein MGNKRVSKLRKVLQEQGLDAMLITSGYNRRYLSGFTGSSGYVLVTGDDSYLLTDFRYMTQASEQVTGLKIVQHAAKFIDTVRELLPQGGQVRIGFEQDDVTFSAYTAYAAALQPAVMVPVSKAVENLRMFKDEEELAIMQRACDLADATYSHILNVIKPGMTERDVDLEMEFYMRTHGATSSSFDTIVASGERSAMPHGVASSKIIQNNEFVTFDFGALLDGYCSDVTRTIALGSPDPKLKEIYDIVLEAQLHTLAHIKPGMTGRECDALARDIITRYGYGEYFGHSTGHGLGMEVHEFPRLSKLADEIMEPGMVVTVEPGIYLSGLGGVRIEDDIVITESGITLLTHSSKDYTVL; from the coding sequence ATGGGCAACAAGCGCGTCTCCAAGCTGCGTAAGGTTTTGCAGGAACAGGGACTGGATGCGATGTTAATTACCAGCGGCTATAACCGCCGCTATTTGAGCGGATTCACCGGCTCCTCCGGTTATGTGCTGGTTACCGGTGATGACAGTTATCTGCTGACTGACTTCAGGTATATGACACAGGCTTCGGAACAGGTGACCGGACTGAAGATTGTTCAGCATGCTGCGAAATTCATTGACACTGTACGCGAACTGCTGCCGCAGGGCGGACAAGTCCGTATCGGCTTCGAGCAGGATGACGTAACCTTCAGCGCGTACACTGCATATGCGGCAGCTCTGCAGCCGGCAGTTATGGTTCCGGTATCCAAAGCCGTCGAGAATCTGCGCATGTTCAAGGATGAGGAAGAGCTGGCGATCATGCAGCGGGCTTGCGATCTGGCAGATGCAACGTACAGCCATATCCTGAATGTGATCAAGCCAGGCATGACTGAACGTGATGTCGATCTGGAAATGGAATTCTACATGCGCACCCACGGTGCAACCTCATCCTCGTTCGATACGATTGTTGCTTCCGGCGAACGCTCGGCCATGCCGCATGGCGTAGCCAGCAGCAAGATTATCCAGAACAACGAATTCGTCACCTTCGACTTCGGTGCACTGCTGGACGGCTACTGCTCGGATGTAACACGCACGATCGCCTTGGGATCGCCGGATCCCAAGCTGAAGGAAATCTATGATATTGTGCTTGAAGCGCAGCTGCATACGCTGGCACATATCAAACCAGGCATGACCGGCCGTGAATGCGATGCCCTGGCCCGTGACATCATCACCCGTTACGGGTATGGTGAGTATTTCGGCCACAGCACAGGCCATGGTCTGGGCATGGAGGTTCATGAATTTCCGCGTCTGTCCAAGCTTGCCGATGAAATTATGGAGCCGGGCATGGTAGTTACCGTAGAACCGGGAATTTATCTCTCCGGCCTTGGCGGCGTGCGGATTGAAGATGATATTGTCATTACCGAAAGCGGTATAACGCTGCTGACACATTCATCGAAGGATTATACGGTACTGTAA
- the spoIIIAA gene encoding stage III sporulation protein AA, translating to MANDWLLLFPEKVRALLGGLPAALLDKVEEVRVREGRPLEINYSGKYHFVGVNCSLTQLPGEAYKPDREDTHRLLDLISNHSLYTMEEELRKGFITIPGGHRIGLSGRTVLSGGGVEHLRDITGFNVRIAREVHGLADGVLPYLLDRGRQRIMHTLILSPPQHGKTTLLRDLARQISAGGQGGREGSRPGLKVGIVDERSEIAGSRRGIPAFDVGPRTDILDGCPKAEGMMMMIRSLSPDVLIADEIGRLEDADAVTEALHAGISVVASAHGKEVSELARRPGLGGLLEHRMFERYVILHRSESGLSFRILDAQKRGLLLISPEERIGGDRHA from the coding sequence ATGGCAAATGATTGGCTTCTATTATTTCCCGAAAAAGTAAGAGCGCTGCTCGGCGGCCTCCCCGCTGCGCTCCTGGACAAGGTGGAGGAAGTGCGCGTCCGTGAAGGACGGCCGCTTGAGATCAATTACTCCGGCAAATATCATTTTGTCGGCGTTAACTGCAGTCTGACACAGCTTCCCGGTGAAGCGTACAAGCCGGACCGGGAGGATACGCACCGGCTGCTGGACCTCATTAGTAATCATTCGCTGTATACGATGGAAGAGGAGCTGCGCAAGGGCTTCATCACCATTCCCGGCGGGCACCGGATCGGCCTCTCCGGCCGGACGGTTTTAAGCGGCGGGGGGGTTGAGCATCTCCGTGATATTACCGGCTTCAATGTGCGTATAGCCCGCGAAGTGCACGGGCTGGCAGACGGCGTGCTGCCTTATCTGCTGGACCGGGGGCGGCAGCGGATTATGCATACGCTGATCCTCTCGCCGCCGCAGCATGGCAAGACCACCCTGCTGCGCGATCTTGCCAGGCAGATCTCGGCAGGGGGGCAGGGCGGACGCGAAGGCAGCCGTCCCGGTCTCAAGGTCGGAATCGTCGATGAACGCTCGGAGATCGCCGGCAGCCGCCGCGGGATTCCCGCCTTCGACGTCGGCCCGCGCACGGACATCCTCGACGGCTGCCCCAAAGCGGAAGGCATGATGATGATGATCCGCTCATTGTCGCCCGATGTGCTGATCGCCGATGAGATCGGCCGCCTTGAGGATGCGGATGCAGTAACCGAAGCGCTGCACGCCGGCATCTCAGTGGTCGCTTCCGCGCATGGCAAGGAAGTGTCCGAGCTGGCCCGCCGGCCCGGCCTTGGCGGCCTGCTGGAGCACCGGATGTTCGAGCGGTATGTCATTCTGCACCGCTCGGAGTCAGGCTTGTCCTTCCGCATCCTGGACGCGCAGAAGCGCGGGCTGCTGCTGATCTCGCCGGAAGAGCGGATAGGCGGTGACCGGCATGCTTAA
- the spoIIIAC gene encoding stage III sporulation protein AC: MNIEVNAIFQIAGIGIIIAMIHTVLKQMGKEDIAHWVTIVGFIIVLFMVIRMLDGLLQEIKTIFLFQ; encoded by the coding sequence ATGAATATTGAAGTCAACGCGATCTTTCAGATTGCCGGCATCGGCATCATTATCGCCATGATCCACACGGTGCTTAAGCAGATGGGCAAAGAGGACATCGCCCACTGGGTAACGATTGTCGGCTTTATCATCGTGCTGTTCATGGTAATCCGCATGCTGGACGGACTGCTGCAGGAAATCAAAACGATTTTTCTTTTTCAATAG
- the spoIIIAE gene encoding stage III sporulation protein AE — MQERSVFRPPKLYKLLVLLPCLLLLLCAGTTYAAPAPPTQAQAQSGGSTGGGSPSAVDQWVKGQVENLPTDGVQTYWDQLMKDYGGFFPDGKTPSLMDMLLPGDNGLSFKSVLSGLTRFMWHEVLYNGKLLVTIVMISVLSMILETLQTAFERKSVSKIAYMLCYMVVLVIAVNSFNIAIGYAKDAIDRMIDFMMAMIPLLFALLASMGNIVTVSVTHPLIVFMIHTVGTMIHTIVFPLLFFSAVLHLVSAMSEKYKLTQLANLLRNIGAGLLGVLLTVFLGVISVRGITSSVTDGVTIRAAKYITGNFVPVIGKMFADATDTVISASLLVKNAIGLSGVIIILFLCAFPAIKILVLALIYNVAAAVMQPLGETPIVVCLQTIGKSMIYVFAALAAVSLMFFLAVTIMLTAGNVTVMMR, encoded by the coding sequence ATGCAGGAGCGCAGTGTTTTTCGTCCGCCAAAATTATACAAGCTGCTCGTTCTGCTCCCCTGTCTGCTGCTTCTGCTGTGTGCCGGGACCACTTATGCCGCTCCGGCTCCGCCAACGCAGGCACAGGCACAATCCGGAGGAAGCACCGGAGGAGGCTCCCCATCCGCTGTAGACCAGTGGGTGAAGGGGCAGGTCGAGAACCTTCCGACAGACGGGGTGCAGACTTATTGGGATCAGCTGATGAAGGACTACGGGGGATTCTTCCCGGACGGTAAAACCCCTTCGCTGATGGATATGCTGCTTCCCGGAGATAACGGTCTTAGCTTCAAAAGCGTATTGTCCGGCCTCACCCGCTTCATGTGGCATGAGGTGCTCTATAACGGCAAGCTGCTGGTTACGATTGTGATGATCAGTGTGCTGAGCATGATTCTGGAGACACTGCAGACCGCTTTTGAACGGAAATCCGTCAGTAAAATCGCATATATGCTCTGTTATATGGTGGTGCTGGTCATCGCCGTCAACAGCTTCAACATTGCCATCGGCTATGCCAAGGATGCCATTGACCGGATGATCGACTTCATGATGGCGATGATTCCGCTGCTGTTCGCGCTGCTGGCTTCAATGGGCAACATCGTGACTGTATCGGTGACCCATCCGCTGATCGTGTTCATGATTCATACGGTGGGCACGATGATTCACACCATTGTCTTCCCGCTGCTGTTCTTCTCGGCGGTACTGCATCTGGTGAGTGCCATGTCGGAGAAATACAAGCTGACCCAGCTGGCCAACCTGCTGCGCAATATCGGGGCGGGACTGCTGGGAGTATTGCTTACCGTCTTTCTCGGTGTCATCTCTGTCCGGGGGATCACCAGCTCAGTTACGGACGGGGTCACGATACGCGCCGCCAAATATATCACAGGCAATTTCGTGCCGGTCATCGGGAAAATGTTCGCGGATGCCACAGATACGGTGATCTCGGCATCGCTGCTGGTGAAGAACGCCATCGGGCTCTCGGGAGTCATTATCATCCTCTTCCTCTGCGCGTTCCCGGCCATCAAAATTCTCGTGCTTGCCCTGATCTATAATGTGGCCGCCGCCGTGATGCAGCCGCTTGGAGAAACGCCGATTGTGGTCTGCCTGCAGACGATCGGCAAAAGCATGATCTATGTGTTCGCTGCACTGGCAGCCGTATCGCTGATGTTCTTCCTGGCCGTCACTATTATGCTGACTGCCGGTAATGTCACCGTAATGATGCGGTGA
- the spoIIIAG gene encoding stage III sporulation protein AG, with translation MGKWLKKLEQWAGGGSGSPKRSHTFRWLIIIGLLGVAIMLFNSFVNVKKLDNENTGREPPASETSQAVLQQEAVTTNSFDSIELAMENRTKEILEKIVGVGTVDIMVTVDSTEEIVVQRNMNDSQQQSEETDASGGKRHTTQYTRDGEIVTYSQSGDETPIITKRIKPQVRGVLVVAKGAENKVVRSLIEQAVEKGLNVPSYRISVVPRKQE, from the coding sequence ATGGGCAAATGGCTGAAAAAGCTGGAGCAGTGGGCTGGCGGCGGGAGCGGCAGCCCGAAAAGGAGTCATACTTTCCGCTGGCTGATCATTATCGGCCTGCTGGGCGTTGCAATTATGCTGTTCAACTCCTTCGTGAATGTGAAGAAGCTGGACAACGAGAATACGGGGCGTGAACCGCCGGCCAGCGAGACCTCACAGGCTGTCCTGCAGCAGGAGGCTGTAACCACCAATTCCTTTGACAGCATCGAGCTGGCAATGGAGAACCGGACGAAGGAGATTCTGGAGAAAATCGTCGGGGTCGGCACAGTGGACATTATGGTCACCGTGGATTCCACGGAGGAAATAGTCGTGCAGCGCAATATGAATGATTCGCAGCAGCAGAGTGAGGAAACGGATGCCAGCGGCGGCAAAAGGCATACCACCCAGTATACCAGGGACGGTGAAATCGTCACTTACAGCCAATCAGGCGACGAGACGCCGATTATCACCAAACGGATCAAACCCCAGGTGCGCGGCGTACTGGTTGTCGCCAAAGGGGCGGAGAACAAAGTGGTGCGAAGCCTGATCGAGCAGGCAGTCGAGAAAGGGCTGAACGTGCCGAGCTACCGGATCTCCGTCGTTCCGCGCAAGCAGGAATAG
- a CDS encoding YitT family protein: MQVRNFVVPLVSGTVARQVKEVAIIIFSAFLVAGGLRLFLIPHQLLSGGVAGTASIIGYLTNPKYISLYYFAINLPILIWGFVAVGKKYICYSMLSVISTTWFLNIIPVVKLTKDPILASIFGGVIIAGGVGFSLRAGGSSGGFDILGSIITRKRDIPMGTVLFVMDGLVILSLGFFKSWDSALYAMLCIFVKSRVVDMIHIRHVKLTCFIVTKEREKMLNRLTCLPHGVTVVNAEGGYSHEGNTMLMTVTTRYELADLRKTILETDPKSFVNVLETVEIMGRFRRLS; the protein is encoded by the coding sequence ATGCAAGTTCGTAATTTCGTAGTACCGCTCGTATCAGGAACAGTAGCCAGACAGGTAAAAGAAGTAGCCATTATCATTTTTTCAGCCTTTCTGGTGGCGGGCGGGCTCCGGCTGTTCCTGATTCCGCATCAGCTGCTCAGCGGCGGTGTAGCAGGGACGGCATCCATCATTGGTTATTTAACGAATCCGAAGTATATCTCGCTGTATTATTTCGCTATCAACCTGCCGATCCTGATCTGGGGCTTCGTAGCTGTGGGGAAGAAATACATCTGCTATAGCATGCTGTCTGTTATCTCCACCACCTGGTTCCTGAACATCATTCCTGTGGTGAAGCTCACCAAAGACCCGATTCTGGCCAGTATCTTCGGCGGTGTTATCATTGCCGGCGGTGTCGGCTTCTCGCTGCGTGCGGGGGGATCTTCCGGCGGATTCGATATTCTCGGCTCCATTATTACCCGCAAACGGGACATTCCTATGGGAACGGTACTGTTCGTGATGGACGGTCTCGTCATCCTAAGCCTGGGCTTCTTCAAAAGCTGGGATTCGGCGCTGTACGCGATGCTCTGTATATTCGTCAAAAGCCGTGTGGTTGATATGATCCACATCCGCCACGTCAAGCTGACCTGCTTCATTGTCACGAAGGAGCGGGAGAAAATGCTGAACCGCCTGACCTGTCTGCCGCACGGTGTCACCGTTGTTAATGCGGAGGGCGGATACAGCCATGAGGGCAATACGATGCTGATGACGGTAACTACCCGTTATGAGCTGGCTGACCTGCGCAAGACTATTCTTGAGACAGATCCGAAATCCTTTGTAAACGTGCTGGAGACGGTAGAGATTATGGGCCGGTTCAGACGGTTGAGTTAA
- a CDS encoding SpoIIIAH-like family protein has protein sequence MKGKRQTIWLVSMLSLMVVLSAYYLFTEDTGASIPKETAGSIQVDTVKDGTGGGTATTLDSGLVINEVSTDGSVVADAGTLTDDSNTAAVTEDSSKAAADEAAAAAVTDDSTAAVADNGSADTGDAAKDTAAADTAGKTDKAATAAADQGKDTKDTVAASDKTPAKDDAAILDEVASQSVSASSLFTNYLYEREQQNLKDHNDLLALINDMDKTPAENAVAQEQLSKLEEKESKITGIEEQLQQKYGEAIVKEEAGDAYTIVVLSDKLDVKQAVGIVDLVMKELSVSQDKIKVQYVSEQ, from the coding sequence ATGAAGGGCAAAAGACAAACGATTTGGCTGGTTTCCATGCTCAGTTTGATGGTGGTGCTCTCGGCATATTACCTGTTCACGGAAGACACCGGTGCGTCCATTCCCAAAGAAACCGCAGGAAGCATCCAGGTGGACACGGTGAAGGACGGTACAGGCGGCGGAACAGCGACTACGCTCGACAGCGGCCTCGTAATCAACGAAGTCAGCACAGACGGCTCCGTGGTTGCGGATGCGGGGACATTGACTGACGACAGCAATACGGCTGCAGTAACTGAAGACAGCAGCAAGGCTGCGGCAGACGAAGCTGCGGCTGCAGCCGTTACGGATGACAGCACTGCTGCAGTGGCGGATAACGGCAGTGCAGACACCGGCGATGCCGCCAAAGATACCGCCGCAGCAGACACCGCGGGCAAAACGGACAAAGCAGCAACAGCTGCAGCCGATCAAGGCAAAGACACCAAGGATACGGTAGCTGCCAGCGACAAAACTCCGGCCAAGGATGATGCGGCTATTCTGGATGAAGTGGCTTCCCAGAGCGTTTCGGCCTCCAGCCTGTTCACCAACTACCTCTACGAACGTGAGCAGCAGAACCTTAAGGACCACAATGATCTGCTGGCACTGATTAATGACATGGATAAGACACCGGCAGAGAACGCGGTTGCCCAGGAACAACTAAGCAAGCTGGAGGAAAAAGAATCCAAAATTACAGGAATTGAAGAGCAGCTCCAGCAGAAGTATGGTGAAGCTATTGTGAAAGAGGAAGCCGGAGATGCGTACACTATCGTAGTGCTCAGTGATAAGCTGGATGTGAAGCAGGCCGTAGGCATCGTAGACCTTGTAATGAAAGAACTGAGTGTGTCACAGGACAAGATCAAGGTCCAGTACGTATCGGAGCAGTAA
- a CDS encoding YqhR family membrane protein, translating into MSSSNKQKSVHTNPFYFAIELGFFAGLIWGGARWLMYVLHFTKVIPGFLAEPFFKHEFLMTPAGHLLGYLSFIVFSVIVSLIYVLIFRRLKGPWPGMIYGVLWWSAVFLAGSWQFLMQPPFRLPWNSVISEFCLFLLWGLFIGYTAAIEYTDERKREQQTKLA; encoded by the coding sequence ATGAGTTCTTCTAACAAGCAAAAGTCAGTCCATACGAATCCGTTTTATTTTGCCATTGAACTGGGTTTTTTCGCCGGTTTAATCTGGGGAGGGGCCCGCTGGCTGATGTATGTCCTGCATTTCACCAAGGTTATTCCGGGTTTTTTGGCGGAGCCTTTTTTCAAGCATGAATTTTTGATGACACCTGCCGGGCATCTGCTCGGATATTTATCCTTTATCGTCTTCTCGGTGATCGTTTCGCTGATCTATGTGCTTATTTTCCGCAGGCTGAAGGGACCCTGGCCGGGTATGATTTACGGTGTACTGTGGTGGTCGGCCGTGTTCCTGGCCGGTTCCTGGCAGTTCCTGATGCAGCCGCCTTTCAGACTGCCCTGGAACTCTGTAATCAGTGAATTTTGCCTCTTTTTGCTCTGGGGATTATTCATCGGATATACGGCAGCGATTGAGTACACTGATGAGCGGAAACGCGAGCAGCAGACAAAGCTGGCCTGA
- the efp gene encoding elongation factor P: MISVNDFKTGLTVEVEGDIFTVLDFQHVKPGKGAAFVRSKLKNLRNGNTVERTFRAGETIGRAIIENRGVQYLYASGSEHVFMDNETYDQFELTAKQLEWELNFLRENMTVNIVSYQGEILGINLPTSVELKVTETEPGVKGNTAQGATKAATLETGHTVQVPLFINEGDVLLIDTREGKYISRA; this comes from the coding sequence GTGATTTCAGTTAATGATTTCAAGACAGGCTTGACCGTAGAAGTAGAAGGGGATATCTTCACCGTCCTCGATTTCCAGCACGTAAAGCCGGGTAAGGGCGCGGCATTTGTCCGCTCCAAGCTGAAGAACCTGCGTAACGGCAACACCGTTGAGCGCACTTTCCGTGCAGGCGAAACGATCGGCCGCGCTATTATCGAGAACCGTGGAGTACAGTACCTGTATGCCAGCGGTTCAGAGCATGTATTCATGGACAACGAAACTTATGACCAGTTCGAGTTGACTGCGAAGCAGCTGGAATGGGAGCTTAACTTCCTGAGAGAGAATATGACTGTCAATATCGTCAGCTACCAGGGCGAAATCCTCGGGATTAACCTGCCTACAAGCGTTGAGCTGAAGGTTACTGAAACAGAACCGGGCGTAAAAGGCAACACCGCTCAAGGCGCAACCAAAGCGGCTACACTGGAAACCGGACATACTGTACAGGTTCCATTGTTCATTAATGAAGGCGATGTTCTCCTGATCGATACCCGCGAAGGTAAATACATCTCCCGCGCGTAG
- the spoIIIAF gene encoding stage III sporulation protein AF, protein MSWLSGWLHELILVVLMAAFVEMLLPSKSMERYARLVLSLLVLLTMLNPIVSMLKGDASKELSLAMEQQERNGGLLSGAGDGADSLEKILADGRMLAEGARDQSLKLAAEEIAGQMRDQIAGSTGIRGVNVTVKLGMGPNPSAPLGEDVPLISSVTVDLPAAGAVAASGSPGSGTGSPPAANPASGPIRITPVEPVQVSLDNDGAASEGSDASAGVSPSSAAGNGAQEAPADAEAESIIKLLEQNWNLDPDLINVLSGGANAVKS, encoded by the coding sequence ATGAGCTGGCTCAGCGGATGGCTCCATGAACTGATTCTGGTGGTGCTGATGGCCGCGTTTGTCGAGATGCTGCTGCCCAGCAAATCCATGGAACGCTATGCCAGACTAGTGCTCAGTCTGCTGGTTCTGCTTACGATGCTGAATCCGATTGTCTCCATGTTGAAGGGGGATGCCAGCAAGGAGCTTAGCCTGGCCATGGAGCAGCAGGAGCGTAATGGAGGGCTGCTCTCAGGAGCAGGGGACGGAGCGGACTCGCTGGAGAAGATTCTGGCTGACGGGCGGATGCTGGCAGAGGGGGCGCGTGATCAGAGTCTCAAGCTTGCCGCCGAAGAAATCGCAGGGCAGATGCGGGATCAGATCGCAGGCAGCACCGGAATCCGCGGAGTGAATGTTACGGTGAAGCTGGGCATGGGGCCGAATCCAAGCGCGCCTCTGGGAGAAGATGTGCCGCTGATCTCTTCGGTCACGGTAGATCTGCCGGCGGCAGGAGCGGTTGCGGCGAGCGGATCGCCGGGTTCAGGAACAGGCTCACCGCCTGCTGCGAACCCCGCATCCGGACCGATTCGGATCACCCCTGTAGAGCCGGTCCAGGTCAGTTTGGATAATGACGGTGCGGCAAGTGAAGGCTCGGATGCCAGCGCGGGTGTCTCCCCGTCCTCAGCCGCAGGGAACGGGGCACAGGAGGCGCCGGCGGATGCTGAGGCCGAATCGATTATTAAGCTGCTGGAGCAGAACTGGAATCTGGACCCGGATTTGATTAATGTGCTGAGCGGCGGTGCCAATGCCGTGAAATCATAA
- a CDS encoding aspartate kinase, producing MSLYVMKFGGSSVGDIERMKRVAKRIADKQDEGHRCVVVVSAMGDTTDELIDQAKQLNGQPPAREMDMLMTTGEQISVALLSIALHGIGRNAVSYTGWQAGFRTDETHGRARISEIVPRRVLESLEREQIVIVAGFQGMTLDGEITTLGRGGSDTTAVALAAAIKADVCEIYTDVDGIYSTDPRIVKTARKLKEISYDEMLELANLGAAVLHPRAVEYAKRYQVKLVVRSSFNHNEGTVVKEEASMEQGVVVSGIAYDKNVARISILGVPDVPGVLAQVFGKLAEEGVDVDIIVQSGVQNQTADFSFTVALSDLEKAKQVIEGLHSVLPYREVTSEDNLVKVSIVGAGMVSHPGVAAQMFEVISNEGVSIKMVSTSEIKVSCVIESGNLQQIIQALHTAYNLDTTEQAFVGGPQDRR from the coding sequence TTGTCACTTTATGTCATGAAATTCGGAGGCAGCTCCGTCGGCGATATTGAACGTATGAAGCGTGTCGCCAAGCGCATCGCAGATAAGCAGGATGAGGGACATCGCTGCGTTGTGGTTGTATCCGCTATGGGGGATACGACAGATGAACTGATCGATCAGGCGAAACAGCTGAACGGGCAGCCTCCCGCACGGGAAATGGATATGCTGATGACTACGGGGGAACAGATTTCTGTAGCGCTTCTATCCATCGCTCTTCATGGGATCGGGCGGAATGCCGTATCCTATACAGGCTGGCAGGCCGGGTTCCGTACCGATGAAACCCATGGCCGTGCGCGGATTAGTGAAATCGTTCCACGCCGTGTTCTGGAGTCTCTGGAGCGTGAGCAGATTGTTATCGTTGCCGGCTTCCAGGGGATGACACTGGACGGCGAGATTACCACGCTGGGCCGCGGTGGTTCGGATACAACAGCGGTTGCACTGGCTGCAGCCATCAAAGCGGATGTCTGCGAAATCTATACCGATGTGGACGGGATTTACTCTACGGACCCGCGCATCGTGAAGACCGCGCGCAAGCTGAAGGAAATCTCGTATGACGAGATGCTGGAGCTGGCCAATCTGGGTGCGGCAGTTCTGCATCCGCGAGCGGTGGAATATGCCAAGCGATATCAAGTGAAGCTGGTCGTAAGATCCAGCTTTAACCATAATGAAGGAACCGTTGTGAAGGAGGAAGCAAGCATGGAGCAGGGTGTAGTAGTAAGCGGCATTGCATATGACAAGAATGTGGCCCGGATCAGTATTCTGGGAGTTCCGGATGTTCCGGGTGTCCTCGCCCAGGTCTTCGGCAAGCTGGCCGAAGAGGGTGTGGACGTTGATATTATCGTACAGAGCGGCGTGCAGAACCAGACTGCAGACTTTTCCTTTACAGTAGCACTTAGCGATCTGGAGAAGGCCAAACAGGTGATTGAAGGGCTGCACAGTGTGCTGCCATACCGTGAAGTGACTTCCGAGGATAATCTGGTCAAGGTGTCCATTGTAGGCGCCGGCATGGTCAGCCATCCGGGGGTTGCCGCCCAGATGTTCGAGGTGATCTCGAATGAAGGCGTGAGCATCAAGATGGTCAGCACCTCCGAGATTAAGGTCTCCTGTGTCATTGAATCAGGCAATCTGCAGCAGATTATTCAGGCGCTGCATACCGCTTATAATCTCGACACTACGGAGCAAGCCTTCGTTGGCGGCCCTCAGGACCGCCGCTAG
- a CDS encoding YqhV family protein, translating to MDKYVSWMAGLRLLSGSVEIAAALIMLRLNQVDKALAVNSGLALVGPTILILTTAVGLTGMAQQLSWGKLGWIGCGVAFLLIGILKK from the coding sequence TTGGACAAGTATGTGAGCTGGATGGCGGGACTGCGGTTGCTGTCGGGCAGTGTGGAGATTGCGGCTGCACTGATTATGCTGAGGCTGAACCAGGTGGATAAGGCGCTTGCAGTTAATTCGGGGCTGGCGCTGGTCGGCCCGACTATCCTGATTCTGACCACAGCGGTTGGCCTGACAGGGATGGCCCAGCAGCTGTCATGGGGCAAGCTCGGCTGGATCGGCTGCGGCGTGGCCTTTCTCTTAATCGGCATTCTGAAGAAATGA
- the spoIIIAD gene encoding stage III sporulation protein AD translates to MEIIQVVGIGILSTVLILVLKEQKPMFAFLLATATGILIFLFLIGKIGTILGTLERVAESSGMEMIYIKTVFKIIGISYIAEFGAQIVRDAGQESIASKIELAGKVLIMVLAVPIISIIIETVMKLLPA, encoded by the coding sequence ATGGAAATCATTCAAGTAGTGGGAATAGGGATCCTGTCGACCGTCCTCATCCTCGTTCTGAAGGAACAAAAGCCGATGTTCGCTTTTCTGCTGGCTACCGCGACAGGCATATTGATTTTTCTGTTCCTGATCGGCAAGATCGGAACGATTCTCGGCACACTGGAGCGGGTGGCAGAATCCTCCGGGATGGAAATGATCTACATCAAAACTGTGTTTAAAATCATCGGCATTTCGTATATCGCGGAGTTCGGGGCACAGATCGTGCGGGACGCCGGACAGGAATCGATCGCTTCCAAAATCGAGCTGGCCGGGAAGGTGCTGATCATGGTGCTGGCCGTACCGATTATCAGCATCATTATAGAAACAGTGATGAAGCTGCTGCCTGCATGA